A window of the Leishmania braziliensis MHOM/BR/75/M2904 complete genome, chromosome 1 genome harbors these coding sequences:
- a CDS encoding putative tricarboxylate carrier — translation MATTAFSMEGSKHDMNTFWSRARYWTEAINPLMLLENERTLQRHQLLLDRWRDGQASTVPDADLWRARAALESCIHPTTQEVIFPAFRMSMFLPMNYVVVPLMMLPSTVMSVGRTMAIQWLNQSYNSAVNYANRSSDKQPASEILKAYVAAVAVACGGSLMATMWLKRIPTKTTKATLIRATVPFLAVSGAATVNVASMRKNEWLSSGQGISVVDEDGVTRGKSTAAGWDSLKKCSATRIAWNLPCMLLPTLSVMPLMRVSSFVRHHTVLTESLLQMLGLTLGVPLALAAYNLHQTIPALKLEPQFHGLQRLDGSPVKTLKYYKGL, via the coding sequence ATGGCGACCACCGCCTTCTCGATGGAGGGATCGAAGCACGATATGAACACCTTCTGGAGTCGCGCCCGGTACTGGACGGAGGCGATCAACCCTCTGATGCTGCTCGAGAATGAGCGGACACTTCAGAGgcatcagctgctgctcgaccGGTGGAGAGATGGGCAGGCCAGCACCGTCCCGGATGCGGACCtctggcgcgcgcgcgcagctctTGAGAGTTGCATTCACCCCACCACGCAGGAAGTCATCTTCCCCGCCTTCCGCATGTCTATGTTCCTCCCGATGAACTACGTTGTTGTCCCGCTCATGATGCTACCATCGACCGTCATGAGCGTGGGCCGCACGATGGCGATCCAGTGGCTCAACCAGAGCTACAACAGCGCCGTCAACTACGCCAACCGCTCGTCTGACAAGCAGCCGGCGTCAGAAATATTGAAGGCGTACGTGGCAGCGGTCGCTGTGgcgtgcggcggcagcctgATGGCGACCATGTGGCTGAAGCGCATCCCCACTAAGACGACGAAGGCGACGCTTATCCGTGCGACGGTGCCGTTCCtcgccgtcagcggcgccgcgacggTGAACGTGGCGAGCATGCGCAAGAACGAGTGGCTCAGCAGCGGACAGGGCATCAGCGTCGTCGACGAGGATGGCGTCACGCGCGGCAAGAGCACCGCGGCCGGATGGGACAGCCTGAAAAAATGCAGCGCCACGCGCATCGCTTGGAACCTCCCGTgcatgctgctgccgacTCTGAGCGTGATGCCACTCATGCGCGTCAGCTCCTTCGTCAGGCACCACACCGTGCTCACGGAAAGCCTGCTGCAGATGCTCGGCCTCACGCTcggcgtgccgctggcgctggctGCGTACAACCTTCACCAGACAATCCCAGCGTTGAAACTTGAGCCGCAGTTCCACGGCCTCCAGCGGCTCGACGGCTCGCCTGTGAAGACGCTCAAGTACTACAAGGGGCTGTAG